A genomic window from Oceanobacillus timonensis includes:
- the thpR gene encoding RNA 2',3'-cyclic phosphodiesterase, with protein sequence MSHYFIGIPVQPELAKQLAAWQTILKKYLPYKQWTHRYDFHITLVFLGEVDEQSIEMLQRKLSSITACPSFALKRTELKTFGNKKQPRVIWLGMEHHPLLHDMQEQVVQICETIGYKREKRGYTPHITIAKKWADQRKELSEHCWNDILADMSALDESFDVDAIQLYKVHPASNPKYEVVQRFPLREKE encoded by the coding sequence ATGTCCCATTATTTTATAGGTATTCCAGTGCAGCCGGAGTTAGCAAAGCAACTGGCAGCATGGCAGACAATATTAAAAAAGTATCTGCCATATAAACAGTGGACACATAGGTACGATTTTCATATAACACTGGTTTTCCTGGGAGAGGTGGATGAACAATCCATTGAAATGCTTCAGAGAAAACTTTCATCCATCACAGCCTGCCCATCGTTTGCTTTAAAAAGAACGGAACTAAAAACGTTTGGCAATAAAAAGCAGCCAAGAGTGATATGGCTGGGGATGGAGCATCATCCGCTATTACATGACATGCAGGAACAAGTCGTGCAAATCTGTGAAACAATCGGCTACAAACGAGAAAAGAGAGGGTACACCCCACATATTACGATTGCTAAAAAATGGGCAGATCAGCGGAAAGAGCTATCTGAACATTGTTGGAATGACATTCTAGCAGATATGTCTGCCTTAGATGAATCATTCGATGTGGATGCGATTCAACTATATAAAGTACACCCTGCCTCCAATCCAAAATATGAGGTTGTTCAACGTTTTCCTTTACGGGAAAAGGAATAA